Part of the candidate division WOR-3 bacterium genome is shown below.
AAATAAGCATAAAAGGAGATTTAGATTTCAACCATTCTCTTCCTGACGATGTTTTTAACTTCATAAAAATTTTTCTCTACTCAGAAGGCAACATAAAGAAAGTCGAAAAAATCCTGAACTGCTCCTACCCGAAAGTGAAAAATTTGCTCAGAGAAGCAAAAACAGCTTTGGGTGTATCACAAGATGAACAGGATGATGAAAGCACAGACATTAGCGGGGTTCTCGACCTTCTCAAAGAAGGAAAGATCACTTACGAACAAGCAATGGAAGAGATAAAGAAAACTAAATGAGAGGAGTCACAAAATGAAAACAAGAAAGACCAGAGCCAGCGTTTTTCCGAGACTGTTTTCGGAAAAGCTGAGGAACGAAGTGATATTTTTCACAGGCAACAAACTTTTCATTTGGTGAAGGAGCTTAAAATGAAACTAAACAAAAAACACGGTGCGGTCAGCAGATACTTCAGAAAAATAATGTCTGGAGAAATTCTGTTCTCGGGAAAAAGATCCTGGTTTGAGGACAAGCAAGCAATTTTAAAACAAATCAACCGATAATTTAAAAAAGGAGCGTTTATGGTTTTCATCAAACCCGAGGGCGACCTCGGGATAGACATCAGCCTCCGCAACAGCGATCTCAACATTGTATTTGAAGACAGGGATGATGTTGAAGTATCGTTTGAAGAACTCAGAAAAAACGCGGCAGAAGAGAGGTTTATCGTCCAGCTTGAAAACAATAGACTGTCAATTCAGGAGAAAAAGACAAAAGGTTGGATGAAAAACTTCCAAAGAGAAAATTCAGACATAGAGAATATTACAGTAAAGATTCCTTCCTTCACGAAGACAGAAGGGACAATCGTTTCCTACGGCGGAGACGTGGGAACAGAAAACATGATTTTTAAAGGCAAATTTCAGGTCTACAGCGGCGACATAGACCTCAGGGGCAAAACTGAAGCCGAAGCCGATTTCAAAACATACAGCGGGGATCTATCCTGCGAATTTTATTCCGGCTCCCTGAGGCTCCACGCCTACAGCGGCGATGTCCATCTGAAAGATTCTGATTTGAGTTTTGTCGAAATCAAAAGCTATTCCGGGGATGTCGACATAACAGGACTCTTTTCTCTTGAAAAGAATTCTGAAATCAAAACTTTGTCCGGAGACACTTCTCTCAAAATCAAGGGTTACAACGGAGACAAAACTTTATCGGTTAAATCTCTCAGCGGAGACTTGAAGGTCGAAGGAGAATATCCCGAGGGCAAGGTCCTGACATCTAAACTGTCGGAAAATTTCGCGGACCTGGGAATTTTTCACTTTCCAAAATTCAGAAAGATATTCTCAAACTTCGACTCTTTTCCGGGCAGAAAAGAGAGAGAAATCAAAATTGACGAAAATTCTTCAAACATAGAAAAGATACTTGAAATGGTCTCTCAGGGCAAACTCGACGCAGATTCTGCAGAAAAATTGATAAAGGCGATAAGGAACTGAAAATGCCGACCGCCATTTACTTTCTACCCGCGCTTTTCTTTTACGCCGTTTTTAAGGGGGTAATAATAAAAAAAAATATCGCCGTGAGAATAGCGATGAATTTATTTGTCTTTTCTCTGGCGTGTGTTATCCTGTTTGCTTCTTTTAGATTCAACACCATTTTGCTCGTATTGACGCAATTATACCTGGGCATCAGCCTGCTTGAATACATATTGCTGAATTTCGGAAAAGCTGCGAACGATCGATTTTTTGACTCGCACATTTACATTAAATCGGAACATGCGATCGTCAAATACTCTGTCTTCAAGCCTATTTTACTTCTTTTTGCAGACATTATTCTCTTTACGAAAAAAGCGCCTCTCCTGTGGATAAACGACACCGTGGATTTGTCGGTTGCATCAAAAAAAGATGTTTACGTAAGTATAAAATTGTAGGAGGAAAAATGAACGAAAAGGCTAAGATTCTTGAAATGCTCAACGAAGGTAAAATAACGGTAGATGAGGCCGAAAAACTTCTCAACGCCGTCAACGAAGTTAAATCCAATGAATTTCAAGCGCCTAAACCTCCAAAAGCCCCCGCTTCCCCCTCTTCATCAAAAACAAAAGGGAAAATCAAAATCGAAGTTCTTTCTTCCGACGGTGACAACGTGAGAATCTCAGTTCCGTTGAAATTGGTCAAAGCAATCGATAAAATGCTTCCCAACAAAGTCGCTCTCGAGCTTGAAGAAGAAGGGATAAACCTCAGAGATTTGATTTCAAATATTGATGAAACAATCGATGAAATTGACGAAGATCTGGTGAACATAGTCTCGTCTGAAGGCGATAATGTCAGGATATACATTGAAAAGTGATCTTGAAATATCACGAGTGACCGGGATACCGACAAGTGGTATTATAAATTCGTATGGTATCCCCTGTTTCGGTTTTTCTAAGTTTAGGATCAAACCAGGGTTGGCGTGAAAACAACTTAAGACTTGCTACATCAGCCCTGGCGGCGATTCCATGTTGTCAGATCGTATCACAATCGTCTGTATATGAAGAGAATTTCATCGGATCCGAAGGTCCCGCGATTTTGACCAAGGTTCTGAAGATAAGAACAGCGATTTTGCCTCATACACTCCTTGGTTTCATTCAGAAAATAGAAGATGATATCGGCAGACAAAGACAAAAACGATGGGCGCCGAGATTGATAGACATTGACATTTTAGATTATCGCGGATGGATCTACGCCGACGAGCGACTCATCCTTCCACACCCCAGGTTTGATAAAAGACCCGGCACCATAAAAGCGCTTTTGGAGATTCAGCCCCATTGGATTCATCCCCTGAAAGGCCGGACTTGCAACATAAATGAAATTGACTTCAAAGGGCGGATTTTTGAAGAAGAAATTTCATAAAGTTTTTCTAAAAATACTCCTAGCGGCGTTTTCGATTTTATCTTTTATATTCTTCGCTTTCACTCTTCCAAAGTATTTTCCTATCGCAAACATAAAAATACCTCCGACTGATTTGGCGAGATCCGCTGAATTTTACATGAAATCACTGGGTTATGACCTTTCAAAATACGATCGAGGAATCGTCCTCAAATGCGAGGAATGCGCTCTTTCTTACTGCGAGAGAACGGTTGGAATAGAAAATACGCTAAAATTGATAGACAGTGGCTCAAAATTGCTATACTACGAGGTCTATTTTAAAAAATACGGCGAAAGCGAATACTTCGTCGTCTCCTGCGTGTCCGACTCTGAAATTATCGGTTGGAGAAGATTCGTCCACGACGACATAACAGGTGACAGTTTGGGTGAAAGAGAAGCATTTGATTTCGCTCTCAATTCCATTCCATTGGAAAACTGGCGTCTAAAAGGAATCAACAGAAGGGTCCGCCCTCACAGAACGGATTGGGAGATAGTTTTGGAAAGAGAAATTCCTGAAGAACCAAAGATCATTGAAAGGGCTGTTTTCAATCTTTTTGGCAGCGAACCTTCTGGTTTCTCCCGAGATATATACGTGCCATCATCGTTCAGCGACTCTATAGACAATCTTCAAAGCCGCGAAGAATCGATGACCGTGATCGGTTACATAGCCATGAGCGCTGGAGGTATATTCGCCTTTGTGTTTCTGATAAAGAATATGAACAAATCGGAAAATTTCGTCAAAAATTATTCTCCAGTCCTGATATTCGTATCTTTGTGCTGGTTCGCAACGATTTTTCTCGAACAACCTTTAATGTTTGCTTCATGGAACCCTCTCTGGCTTAAAACTCTGTTTTTTGGCAGATGGATTGTCTTTTCCGTAATGAATCAAATCCAAATTTTGGTTCTCTTCGTGTCTTTGCTTTTCGCAGGATACATTTTCGCGGTTTCGACCGGGAACACCAGAGACGCAACATTCAACTCTCTTTTCGGAAAATCTTCACTTAACCGCCGCTCAAGCGATTCAATCGTAAGAGGTTTTTTTGTGGGAATGCTCGGCGGAGGAATTTTCGCCGCCCTTTGCCTTCTTTTTGTTTTCTATGAGGGGCATCTTTTCTCAATTCAGCCCAGAGGTTTTTACCTCTACATTTTAAATTCAAAATTTCCCGCGCTCTCCTCGGGATTATATTTTCTTCTGATCTCTGTCACAGAAGAAATCGGATACCGGCATTTCGGAATAATGCTGACCCGATCACTTTTCAAAAGCGATTTTCTGGCGATCCTCTCGTCATCCCTGATATACGGCCTCACCCATTCTGCTCTTTCTTTCCTTCCTCCCGAAGAACCTTTTTGGGGCAGAGCCGCAGTGATGATGTGCATCGGGGTATTCTGGGCGCTTGTGTATTTGAAATACGATTTACTGACCGTAATAACCGCCCATTACATTAGCGATCTATTCATATTCAACCTTCCTTTGATGCCCAGATCGAGTTCTCACGAGCTATTTATAGTTTTGGCCAGTATTTTCTGGCCTTTAATAATTCCTTCTGTTTACTTCATTTCGCTAAGGTTTTTTAAATCTCGGGTCACATACTGTCTCTAATATTTCTGTTGAAAATATTTTTCAATGATGCTTTACTTAGTAGTTGTATGGCTAAAAAGAACAAACTATGCTTTGTTAATATATTTTTTTTAGGAAATTTAAGGTCAGTCGAAATTCCCCTTTTTGAAACTTCAAACATTTAAGGAGGAACACGTGCTTGCCAACATCAATCTCTCGGTCAAGTGTCCCAAGTGCGGAAAATCTCTCATGGATCCTGAACATATGATCAACGGCCAACCCAGCGTTTTGTTAGACATTGTTTTTGAAGGGAAAAAGTCTTGTGTCTGGCTCAGCTCTGTTTATGGTGATTACTCTCACGATATAGGCATTGATATGGATCTCAACAAAACAGCAGATTTTTTCTGCCCAAAATGCGGAGCAAATCTTGCCGAAGATTTCAACTGCTCATTTTGTGGCGCTCTAATGTGCTCTTTAGGTCTGGAACAAGGGGGTCTCGTAAATTTTTGTACAAGAAGGGGGTGCAAAAATCATTCCTTAGAGTTCAAGGACCTCGAACATGTGGCAAAGATGTTTGAAGATAAATTCGGTTGGGCTGGAGACACGTCTATTACAATCGATAACATCAAATCATCTCCGAAGAAAGAGGTTATTTCTTCTGGGGCTTATCTTTACTGCTACTGCCCATTTTGTGAGAGATCACTAAACGAAAAAAACACCGTCAAACTTAAAGTCTCGGGAAATGACGGCACGGAAGGCTTTTTATACCTCGACCCTCATCTGAATTCTTTTTCACACAAATCCACGATAGAATTACCAGA
Proteins encoded:
- a CDS encoding DUF2089 family protein, which gives rise to ISIKGDLDFNHSLPDDVFNFIKIFLYSEGNIKKVEKILNCSYPKVKNLLREAKTALGVSQDEQDDESTDISGVLDLLKEGKITYEQAMEEIKKTK
- a CDS encoding DUF4097 family beta strand repeat protein, with product MVFIKPEGDLGIDISLRNSDLNIVFEDRDDVEVSFEELRKNAAEERFIVQLENNRLSIQEKKTKGWMKNFQRENSDIENITVKIPSFTKTEGTIVSYGGDVGTENMIFKGKFQVYSGDIDLRGKTEAEADFKTYSGDLSCEFYSGSLRLHAYSGDVHLKDSDLSFVEIKSYSGDVDITGLFSLEKNSEIKTLSGDTSLKIKGYNGDKTLSVKSLSGDLKVEGEYPEGKVLTSKLSENFADLGIFHFPKFRKIFSNFDSFPGRKEREIKIDENSSNIEKILEMVSQGKLDADSAEKLIKAIRN
- the folK gene encoding 2-amino-4-hydroxy-6-hydroxymethyldihydropteridine diphosphokinase, with the protein product MVSPVSVFLSLGSNQGWRENNLRLATSALAAIPCCQIVSQSSVYEENFIGSEGPAILTKVLKIRTAILPHTLLGFIQKIEDDIGRQRQKRWAPRLIDIDILDYRGWIYADERLILPHPRFDKRPGTIKALLEIQPHWIHPLKGRTCNINEIDFKGRIFEEEIS
- a CDS encoding CPBP family intramembrane metalloprotease produces the protein MKKKFHKVFLKILLAAFSILSFIFFAFTLPKYFPIANIKIPPTDLARSAEFYMKSLGYDLSKYDRGIVLKCEECALSYCERTVGIENTLKLIDSGSKLLYYEVYFKKYGESEYFVVSCVSDSEIIGWRRFVHDDITGDSLGEREAFDFALNSIPLENWRLKGINRRVRPHRTDWEIVLEREIPEEPKIIERAVFNLFGSEPSGFSRDIYVPSSFSDSIDNLQSREESMTVIGYIAMSAGGIFAFVFLIKNMNKSENFVKNYSPVLIFVSLCWFATIFLEQPLMFASWNPLWLKTLFFGRWIVFSVMNQIQILVLFVSLLFAGYIFAVSTGNTRDATFNSLFGKSSLNRRSSDSIVRGFFVGMLGGGIFAALCLLFVFYEGHLFSIQPRGFYLYILNSKFPALSSGLYFLLISVTEEIGYRHFGIMLTRSLFKSDFLAILSSSLIYGLTHSALSFLPPEEPFWGRAAVMMCIGVFWALVYLKYDLLTVITAHYISDLFIFNLPLMPRSSSHELFIVLASIFWPLIIPSVYFISLRFFKSRVTYCL